caaaaaatcaATTTTCGTTCATAACTATTTTCGAAATTCAAGTTATAAACTGTTTTGTATTAGTAATAAccatttcattttcacAATTAATTtagttttatataattgtatCTCTtcttatttgtattaacaATTAATGTAAATTCCATTTTGTTGTTTTAATACTATTCTGTATTATGTTTttgtctatatattttattcatcaaaaatattatataagctaaacatacatatacatagatttaataacatttgaattaaatataaagttaagaatataaacaaaaaaaaattaataccctttacaattatatcgcatattattctttttcaaaaagaggaataaacaaaatggtCCACCCTTGGTAGGTACtgataattaatttataatttatttatcgACCAGCTTGTAAATGTACATAGGTTTGAACTATGCCGTTTATTTACACCAGCCCAGTCACATCATTTTATGCTTTAGCCTGCATGGTCATATGTAAAACGTTACTAAAAAAGGCACACCGTATTATATTCGCGGTTGAATATGCAGGTTGCCCTTTCCATTGCTatagcattttttatttatttttatttttattttttgtttattcgTGTTCAACttcaaaaatgaattattttatcaaaaattttaaattgtgCATCCACATTTAcgcatatacataatatgaatatactTATGAATATACATAGGCAGGTATGTACATACATGCTTGCATAAATGAGAGTTTTATAGAGGCACATAAGGATGTGTACTGACTTAtgcttatataattaatatgtgcataggatgtatatattaagtGAAATGGTAAAaggcaaaaaataaaaataataattatataaacagAAACAGAAGATCGAGAAGGAAAATAAGGAaggatatataaatatatctgAAAGCatgtaaatttaataaaataattagaagcaataataataagcaTGTAATGAATTATACAGCCTCTAAAGGCTATAATTGTACATGCAATATAAATatcgaaaaataaaaatagaactataaaaaacaaatcataatataaataatacatatattttcatatatgtaACACCATACCAAGCATGTACATTCttaatgtaaaaattgCGAAGGAGAAAAGGGTAAGGAAATACGTATAGTTATTATacgtatataaaaaatggatacaaataagtaaatagatatatacacatacatacgcatatgtataaaatatttaaatttaaaataatttataattttttttgtttttactACAATATGAGGTAAAGCTATGGAAAatctgtattttttttttttcatataaatatagaataaaaTGGATATCGTTTGAAgaattaaattttgttaattttatctGCTACAACTTTAACATTGTTTTTGATTAATTGTTGtttatgataatttttataatcaaaGGTACAATTGTGTGCATCAGCATATCTATGAAGGGagcaaaaataatgattgCATCGACATTTTATACCTAATAatccaatattttttgagcATGAATAGCATTTGCTTTTATCTTGGCCATCTGTTGCgctttccattttttcataGGCATCTTTTTCagcattattatcattactAACAGGTatgctattatttttctcattatcattattatcgttatcattttttgtattatcactgttaatgtttttattgTCGTTCTTTATATCGACAGTATTTATGgtagtattattattattattttttttttcttctaattttatttcactaTTTTGTTGTTCATTATTTGCTTCGcttttttcatctttatcTTTTCCTTTTACAAAATGTGGATCAATTAAAtcgtttattttattgtaatTATGCATTGTATCGGACATACTTTTATCTTTCATTTTCTCAATGTTAgacatttcttttttttgtttttctaaaaattcTCTATAACATTTTGAGCATAGATTGTTATTTGCTCGGTTTCCATAAAATCCACAATTGTTTTCACACAAAATCGACGGTGGCTGAACAAAGGAAAAagttaaaatttaaaaaatttttaaaaaataaaacgacAAAATGCAATAATAGAGTGATGTGGAATGACGGTATTGCCTATTTTCCGGTTGGGAAggaaatagaaaatatgcatgcatatgtacataaatatgtagaAAACACAgttatgcataatatatttttctcttaCCGTTGTTGCGTTTTTTTCTGAACTCATTgtttcaaatatattttttaaagtagAATAAATtgtaatgataataaaaaaagtataaaattggaatattaattttttttttacatgcTCATTTAaagattaaaaaatataaaacactgatgttttatttgaaaaatagcaaaaaataaatataaattataatgcgtataaaatatagaaattgtaaataattattatttccccGTGATAGAATAATTTATCAATGCCATATATAttcacacacatatatatatatgtatatgtaaatatattaatatatttccaaCTGTGTTTACTTCATCAAATTCGCACTTCaactaaatattttttcggTTTCCCTTTTCTTGATTagttaaaatttattaatatatttgtatacacttcaaaaatgataaaatttttcaacTTGCACTTTTAAAATTCGGTTATGCAAATTTTTGtagtatgtatatatatatgcactcttttatttttttatattttttggcttgtttttttaattctgtcgtattaataaaaatttgtcttattatattattcactcaattgtttattaatttatttgtaaattagtataaataaaaaaaacacacataaataatgtGTACTTTTACTGTAGAACGAAATTCAAACATACATaagtatgcatattttattaataaatatgcacactacatatatataaagtatgtatacatatatatatatgtttatgcatatcctgcatatatttaattatatgatttgttaataaaaaaaatgtgcgtgaatttttttttatgactattaaatatttttttttccttaaTTTTCGCTATTTGTATGAAcgttaataaatatataatatatatttatattatacacGGAAATAGTTCAATACATAGTGTACATCAATTTGTCGCTgttctttttattaatgcGGATTTCCcgtttttacatatatgcgATAGTAGTGTAtgctattttttgtaatatacaattttccAGTGTTAAAATGGGCAAAGAACACAGTCGTGATGTCatgtattaaatattactaCACATAGGTATCCACATAgtagataaatataaatatactatatgcatacaaccacatatatatataagaatatAACAATGCAATAATGGACTTATAACATGAAAGTATAATCGTGattgtattaaaaaaaaaaaatcaaacaaacaaaaatatgaatattaaaaaatatatagttaaTTTCGAAAACTTTTTagctgtttttttttttgatgttaataataaaatgcataaataaaaaaaaacatgctAAGAAGAAATGAAGAATAGAGTAATGTAAATTAAGGCAATGAAAAATTGGcctaaaaattaaaataacattaaataaataattcaaaataggattattaattaattaaataataaaggtaaaaatataaaagttaGTGTAAATCCATccataaaatgtatatatataattattgttatttataaatattattcgcaattcattattttattaaaactgcatttattcaatattatatttaaaaaaaattaaataaaaacaggaggtataaatgtatatatataataataatgtataaattatattatttatgatatattttatatagtttttatatatatatataaataataaataaaacagtaacttttatatgataaaataaaacccccataaaaaaaatggtgtCATTTACTATATGCgctataattttataaattttattattttattattttttttttttttattttcataaacaaatatatataatttccttttaaacatcatttttataaaaataatcgaccaagaaaaaagagaaaaaaatggcattataaataatgttatatataatatttatattttgtctttccatttcatttttttacttttaaattaatttagtatgtacaataatatattaattacataaaataaaattatataataatatgtaaaaatggGGATGgctatataattaaaagagCCTAGAggattttatatttatatgtaaatttgttttatataatttattactGCTAGCTTTTTTatgtcatttttttaagcagttttcaaaaaattttaaatactaTGATATgatgttttcattttttaatgactacacattattatcatatttttactagttttttttctggGGGGGTGCTTATCCCTATAACTTTTAATCCCTCGGTTGGCTCATACAAtttttgcattattttattttttttttttaaaacaagcCAAAGCTTATggtttataaatatatatctttaaaaTTACTATGTTATACTAATAGAAGGTTATGaaaacaaagaaaaaaaaatggcatTGCATTGGCAGGAAAagtgataatataaatgcttGGTATTATTTTACTTAATTAGATAAATTAACAAAGTAAACCAAACGGTTTAGTTATTCCAAATGTTTAGGGGAATAACTCAGAGCGACAATGTATTTAAACTCATAGAGAGTAGTggatattttatgaaataagCATTTCAAAgctttttcaaaaatatgaaacaAACTCTATGGAAAATGATTAAGCATAAGCATATATAGggttacatattttttatgtgtatattattacaaatgtttataatataaaaggatgtatatttatataatatatattattctttaAGACTAATCAAAGTGCCCATTTCATCCATACTTCGTAAGTATGTACCTCTAAAAATGTGCAATTATACGtgtttgtatattatatttgg
This sequence is a window from Plasmodium chabaudi chabaudi strain AS genome assembly, chromosome: 7. Protein-coding genes within it:
- a CDS encoding zinc finger protein, putative, producing MSSEKNATTPPSILCENNCGFYGNRANNNLCSKCYREFLEKQKKEMSNIEKMKDKSMSDTMHNYNKINDLIDPHFVKGKDKDEKSEANNEQQNSEIKLEEKKNNNNNTTINTVDIKNDNKNINSDNTKNDNDNNDNEKNNSIPVSNDNNAEKDAYEKMESATDGQDKSKCYSCSKNIGLLGIKCRCNHYFCSLHRYADAHNCTFDYKNYHKQQLIKNNVKVVADKINKI